In Nostoc sp. UHCC 0926, a single genomic region encodes these proteins:
- a CDS encoding sugar transferase has product MVKAVKIASTKLCPCLHTDTKSPVVDKLALVNDLYLYSVNCSQQPLHPSTVSVAKRLIDIIGAIVGLMITFLITIIVAIATVIHQPSPIFYSQMRCGLNGKTFRIWKFRSMIVDADKLKHLVENQAKGHIFKSVDDPRITPVGKFLRRTSLDEFPQFWNVLVGDMSLVGTRPPTPDEVTHYDPHHWDRLRVKPGITGEWQANGRSSIKDFETIVKMDIDYQQKWSVTYDLSLIVKTIWVVLKKTGAY; this is encoded by the coding sequence ATGGTCAAAGCAGTAAAAATCGCATCAACAAAATTATGTCCATGTCTACATACTGATACAAAAAGTCCTGTTGTAGATAAGTTAGCCCTTGTGAATGATCTTTATCTTTATTCAGTTAATTGCTCACAACAGCCCTTACATCCCTCAACTGTAAGTGTGGCTAAACGATTAATTGACATTATCGGAGCCATTGTGGGGCTGATGATTACATTTTTAATAACAATTATCGTAGCAATTGCTACCGTTATTCATCAACCAAGTCCAATATTTTATTCCCAAATGCGCTGTGGTTTGAACGGAAAAACATTCCGGATATGGAAATTCCGTTCTATGATCGTTGATGCCGATAAACTCAAGCATTTGGTCGAAAATCAAGCTAAAGGTCACATCTTTAAATCTGTTGACGATCCTCGGATTACTCCTGTAGGTAAATTTTTGCGGCGTACTAGCTTGGACGAATTCCCCCAATTTTGGAATGTTCTAGTAGGGGACATGAGTTTAGTTGGTACTCGTCCACCGACTCCTGATGAAGTCACGCATTACGATCCACATCACTGGGATAGATTGCGGGTCAAACCAGGTATTACCGGAGAATGGCAGGCTAATGGTCGTTCGAGCATCAAAGACTTTGAAACCATTGTCAAGATGGATATAGATTATCAACAGAAGTGGTCTGTAACTTACGACTTGAGTCTGATTGTTAAAACTATCTGGGTAGTATTAAAAAAGACTGGTGCTTATTAA
- a CDS encoding carbohydrate ABC transporter permease — protein MLNWKKSRSQILLMYALLGAIALVMLFPLLWLISTALKSPTENIFQSPPQLLPNQPTLNNFFSVWNSLPFGQYLYNSTLVSVLTVGLNLLFCALAAYPLARLSFVGRDWIFVAIVSTIMIPFQIVMIPLYILTVQLGLINTYLGMIFPSLASAFGIFLLRQAFMSVPKEIEEAARMDGSSELGLWWHVMLPAIRPALVTLAIFVFIGAWSDFLWPLIVIQDENLYTLTLGVSKLVGTFSLDWRLVAAGSVIAIAPVLLLFIFLQRYIVPTETGSGVKG, from the coding sequence ATGCTGAACTGGAAAAAATCACGATCGCAAATTCTGTTAATGTATGCGCTATTGGGAGCGATCGCACTGGTGATGCTCTTCCCGTTACTGTGGCTAATTAGCACAGCCTTGAAATCGCCTACGGAAAATATTTTTCAGTCGCCGCCACAGTTGTTGCCTAATCAACCAACACTAAATAACTTCTTTAGTGTCTGGAACTCTCTACCTTTTGGACAATACCTGTATAACAGTACTTTGGTGTCAGTGCTGACTGTGGGCTTAAATCTACTGTTTTGCGCTTTAGCTGCCTATCCGTTGGCAAGATTGTCGTTTGTCGGGCGAGACTGGATTTTTGTGGCGATCGTCTCCACGATTATGATTCCCTTCCAAATCGTGATGATTCCCCTCTATATTTTGACAGTCCAGTTGGGTTTGATAAATACTTATTTAGGGATGATTTTTCCTAGTTTAGCTTCTGCCTTTGGCATTTTTCTGTTGCGCCAAGCTTTCATGAGTGTCCCCAAAGAAATAGAAGAAGCTGCCCGAATGGATGGCAGTTCCGAATTAGGATTGTGGTGGCATGTGATGTTACCAGCAATTCGCCCAGCACTGGTAACTTTAGCTATTTTTGTATTCATTGGTGCTTGGAGTGACTTTTTGTGGCCTTTAATTGTCATCCAAGACGAAAATTTATACACTCTTACTTTAGGAGTTTCAAAGCTAGTAGGTACATTTTCCCTTGACTGGCGGTTAGTAGCTGCTGGTTCAGTGATTGCGATCGCTCCAGTATTATTACTATTTATATTTTTACAACGTTACATTGTACCTACGGAAACTGGTAGCGGGGTCAAGGGTTAA
- a CDS encoding 5-formyltetrahydrofolate cyclo-ligase, with the protein MDKVNHQLNKAELRRTLLKTRQSMSVEEWREKSDRICSHLQNSTLFSQAKTILAYFSFRQEPDLSPLFTDSKYRWGFPRCVDKSLCWHIWQPNNSFQSGAYGIPEPHPDAPILDPAEVDLILVPSVACDYQGYRLGYGGGYYDRLLSLPQWQTKPTIGIVFEFAYLSQIPIQPWDKPLQAVSTETGLTQKG; encoded by the coding sequence ATGGACAAAGTTAATCATCAACTAAATAAAGCAGAACTACGCCGCACTCTACTCAAAACACGTCAATCAATGTCCGTCGAAGAGTGGAGAGAAAAAAGCGATCGCATTTGCTCTCATTTACAAAACTCTACTTTGTTCAGCCAAGCAAAAACAATACTCGCTTATTTCAGCTTTCGCCAGGAACCTGATCTCAGTCCACTATTTACAGACAGCAAATACCGTTGGGGATTTCCTCGCTGCGTTGATAAATCCCTATGTTGGCATATTTGGCAGCCTAACAATTCTTTCCAAAGCGGCGCTTATGGCATTCCTGAACCGCACCCCGATGCTCCAATATTAGATCCGGCTGAAGTGGATTTGATTCTCGTCCCCAGTGTAGCTTGCGATTATCAAGGATATCGTTTGGGTTATGGCGGCGGATATTACGATCGCTTGCTCAGTTTACCGCAGTGGCAGACAAAGCCGACTATCGGAATTGTCTTTGAGTTTGCCTATTTGTCCCAAATACCTATTCAACCTTGGGATAAACCACTACAAGCTGTTTCTACGGAAACCGGATTGACTCAAAAAGGCTGA
- a CDS encoding GDP-L-fucose synthase family protein, producing the protein MTALELKNKRILVTGGSGFLGRQVIDQLGKAGADREKITIVRSRDCDLRVWENSQRAVDQQDIIIHLAAHVGGIGLNREKPAELFYDNLIMGTQLIHAAYQAGVQKFVCVGTICAYPKFTPVPFKEDDLWNGYPEETNAPYGIAKKALLVQLQSYRQQYGFNGIYLLPVNLYGPEDNFDTGSSHVIPALVRKVHEAQIKGEKQLPVWGDGSPTREFLYSEDAARGIVMGTEFYNESEPVNLGTGDEISILNLVTLICELMEFKGEIVWQTDQPNGQPRRRLDTERAKLAFNFTAQVGFEEGLKNTIEWYRQHAA; encoded by the coding sequence ATGACCGCCTTAGAATTAAAAAATAAACGCATTCTCGTCACTGGTGGGTCAGGGTTTCTAGGTCGTCAGGTGATAGATCAACTGGGTAAAGCAGGGGCTGATCGTGAGAAGATTACAATAGTGCGATCGCGCGATTGTGATCTGCGTGTCTGGGAAAATAGCCAACGTGCAGTTGACCAACAAGACATAATTATCCACCTAGCAGCTCATGTCGGTGGCATCGGTCTGAACCGCGAAAAGCCCGCAGAGTTGTTCTACGATAACTTGATCATGGGAACCCAGCTAATTCACGCTGCCTATCAAGCTGGAGTACAAAAATTTGTTTGTGTTGGCACAATCTGCGCCTATCCTAAATTCACTCCAGTACCATTCAAAGAAGATGATCTTTGGAATGGCTACCCAGAGGAAACCAACGCCCCTTACGGAATTGCTAAAAAAGCACTTTTAGTCCAATTGCAATCTTACCGCCAGCAGTACGGTTTTAATGGGATTTACCTACTGCCAGTGAATTTATATGGGCCAGAAGATAACTTTGACACTGGAAGTTCCCACGTGATTCCAGCATTAGTTCGCAAAGTTCACGAAGCCCAAATTAAGGGAGAAAAGCAACTCCCAGTTTGGGGTGATGGCAGCCCCACCCGTGAGTTTCTGTATTCAGAAGATGCAGCGCGGGGGATTGTTATGGGGACTGAATTTTATAACGAATCGGAACCAGTTAACTTGGGAACAGGTGATGAAATCTCCATCCTTAATTTAGTAACTCTAATCTGTGAATTGATGGAGTTTAAGGGTGAAATTGTCTGGCAAACTGATCAGCCTAATGGTCAACCCCGCCGCCGTTTAGATACTGAACGGGCAAAGCTTGCCTTTAATTTCACGGCTCAGGTGGGCTTTGAAGAAGGGTTAAAGAATACGATTGAGTGGTATCGTCAACACGCTGCATAA
- the gmd gene encoding GDP-mannose 4,6-dehydratase: MTQQKRALITGITGQDGSYLSEFLLEQGYEVHGIIRRTSTFNTDRIDHIYEDPHKDGVRLFLHYGDLTDGTTLRRILEDVKPVEIYNLGAQSHVRVSFDSPEYTVDAVGMGTLRLLEAIRDYQQRTGIQVRFYQAGSSEMYGLVQAVPQTETTPFYPRSPYACAKVYAHWQTVNYRESYDLFACNGILFNHESPRRGETFVTRKITRAVAGIVAGKQKKIYMGNLDAKRDWGYAKDYVKAMWLMVQKDQPDDYVIATGETHSVREFLELAFSYVNLNWQDYVEFDERYLRPSEVELLIGDSTKARQKLGWTPSVTFEELVSLMVEADLQALGHTSPNGNGSQFQHDIATIRQQLGALHF, from the coding sequence ATGACGCAACAGAAGCGAGCGTTGATTACTGGTATTACTGGTCAAGATGGTTCATATCTGAGTGAGTTTTTGCTGGAACAAGGTTATGAGGTTCATGGCATTATTCGCCGGACTTCTACCTTCAACACAGACCGCATCGATCACATTTACGAAGACCCCCACAAAGACGGAGTGCGGTTGTTTCTTCATTATGGTGACTTAACGGATGGTACGACGTTGCGGCGTATTTTAGAAGACGTCAAACCAGTAGAAATTTACAACCTAGGCGCTCAATCCCATGTAAGAGTCAGCTTTGATTCACCAGAATACACAGTAGATGCTGTAGGAATGGGGACACTGCGTCTGTTAGAAGCAATTCGGGACTACCAACAGCGTACCGGAATTCAGGTGCGATTTTACCAGGCGGGTTCTTCTGAAATGTACGGTTTAGTACAAGCAGTACCTCAAACTGAGACAACGCCCTTTTATCCCCGCAGTCCGTATGCCTGTGCGAAAGTTTATGCCCACTGGCAAACTGTAAATTATCGTGAGTCTTATGATTTGTTTGCTTGTAATGGCATACTTTTTAACCACGAGTCACCAAGGCGGGGTGAAACCTTTGTAACCCGCAAAATTACTAGAGCGGTGGCTGGTATCGTTGCTGGGAAGCAGAAAAAAATTTACATGGGTAATCTAGATGCCAAGCGAGATTGGGGCTATGCGAAGGATTACGTCAAAGCAATGTGGTTGATGGTGCAGAAAGACCAGCCAGACGATTACGTAATTGCTACTGGTGAAACCCACTCGGTGCGGGAGTTTTTGGAACTGGCATTTAGTTACGTAAATCTCAATTGGCAAGATTATGTAGAGTTTGATGAGCGTTACCTCCGTCCATCTGAGGTAGAGTTATTGATAGGCGATTCTACCAAAGCACGGCAGAAGTTGGGCTGGACACCATCAGTAACCTTTGAAGAACTAGTTTCCTTAATGGTAGAAGCAGATTTACAAGCATTAGGTCACACTTCACCCAATGGAAATGGTTCGCAATTTCAACATGATATTGCGACTATTCGTCAACAACTGGGCGCTTTGCACTTCTGA
- a CDS encoding sugar transferase yields the protein MTAQSSLLSGKRGVRQDTRGSTRTFLKRGQKTKTPKVKPKGFSFQGLNGEFAKRLFDIMFSLSVLILFLPVYLILALLIALSSEGPIFYVQERVGKNYKAFNCIKFRTMVSNADEILMQMMETSPQLRQEFESSFKLKQDPRITKIGRFLRITSLDEFPQFWNVLKGDMSVVGPRPLVAEELPKYGCHIDQILTIRPGITGLWQVSGRNDIPYPRRVQIDLHYVKFRNLWLDLWIILKTVDVVILPKNNGAY from the coding sequence ATGACTGCCCAGAGCTCACTCCTCTCCGGCAAGCGAGGCGTACGGCAAGACACTAGAGGGTCTACGCGTACTTTCTTAAAACGCGGTCAAAAAACAAAGACGCCAAAAGTTAAACCCAAAGGTTTCTCTTTTCAGGGTTTAAACGGAGAGTTTGCCAAACGACTGTTCGATATAATGTTTTCGCTGTCGGTGTTAATTTTGTTCTTGCCCGTCTACTTAATCTTGGCCTTGCTGATTGCTCTCAGCTCAGAAGGTCCAATTTTTTATGTCCAGGAACGGGTAGGGAAAAATTACAAGGCGTTTAATTGTATTAAATTCCGAACAATGGTGAGTAATGCGGACGAAATCCTCATGCAAATGATGGAAACATCGCCCCAGTTGCGACAAGAATTTGAAAGCAGTTTTAAGCTGAAACAAGACCCCAGGATTACCAAAATTGGTCGATTTTTGCGAATTACTAGCTTAGACGAATTTCCCCAGTTCTGGAACGTTTTAAAAGGGGACATGAGTGTAGTCGGTCCCCGACCTTTAGTAGCAGAAGAACTGCCAAAATACGGTTGTCACATTGATCAGATTTTAACAATCCGTCCAGGAATTACTGGTTTGTGGCAGGTGTCTGGACGTAATGACATTCCTTACCCTCGGCGAGTCCAAATAGACCTGCATTATGTCAAATTTAGGAATTTATGGCTTGATTTATGGATTATCTTGAAAACTGTTGATGTAGTCATTCTGCCCAAAAATAACGGGGCATACTGA
- a CDS encoding glycosyltransferase, with translation MPLKYALVHEWLTPKATGGSELVVREILNHIDADLYALIDFESSNRESYLYKRQIGKTFLQNFPYARNGIQKYLPMWPLAIEQLDLRHYDVILSSSHAVAKGILTTPEQMHICYCHSPMRYAWDLTFDYLHHSKMGSGLPGWVTRYLLHRLRQWDVLSANRVDYFIANSQHTARRIWRCYRREATVIYPPVNIAEFPFLSEKEDFYLTVSRLVSYKQVSLIVKAFNQLKRPLVVIGTGDEMKKIRKMANSNIQILGWQPDNVVKKYMSRAKAFVYAACEDFGIALVEAQACGTPVIAYGAGGALETVRDIRSCVDTGTGILFRTQTEAALVEAVEKFEVDQGLFSSEYMRSHAAQFSPQIFADRYLDFVNKCNEKDRFWNDGLG, from the coding sequence GTGCCCTTGAAATATGCTCTGGTTCATGAGTGGCTGACACCCAAAGCCACCGGTGGTTCAGAACTCGTTGTCCGAGAAATTTTGAATCATATTGATGCTGATTTGTATGCCCTCATCGATTTTGAATCCAGCAATAGAGAAAGTTATTTATATAAGCGTCAGATTGGCAAGACGTTTCTCCAGAACTTTCCCTATGCCCGCAACGGTATACAAAAATACTTGCCAATGTGGCCTTTGGCAATTGAACAACTTGATTTGCGGCATTATGACGTAATTCTGTCTTCATCCCACGCTGTTGCCAAAGGAATCCTTACCACTCCCGAACAGATGCATATTTGCTACTGTCACAGCCCTATGCGCTACGCCTGGGACTTGACCTTTGATTATCTGCACCACAGCAAAATGGGTAGTGGCTTACCTGGGTGGGTGACGCGATATTTATTACATCGTTTGCGCCAGTGGGATGTATTGAGTGCCAATCGAGTTGATTACTTCATTGCCAACTCGCAGCATACAGCTCGGCGGATTTGGCGTTGCTATCGGCGAGAAGCAACAGTCATTTACCCACCAGTGAATATTGCGGAATTTCCATTTCTGTCTGAGAAAGAGGACTTTTACCTGACAGTTTCCCGATTAGTGAGTTACAAGCAAGTATCGTTGATTGTCAAGGCTTTTAATCAACTAAAACGACCATTAGTAGTCATTGGTACAGGAGATGAAATGAAAAAGATTCGCAAGATGGCAAACTCCAATATCCAAATACTCGGATGGCAACCCGATAATGTGGTAAAAAAATATATGTCTAGGGCTAAGGCGTTTGTGTATGCAGCTTGTGAAGATTTTGGTATTGCCCTAGTGGAAGCACAGGCCTGTGGCACACCAGTGATTGCCTACGGTGCAGGAGGTGCTCTAGAAACAGTGCGAGATATCCGCTCTTGTGTGGATACAGGGACAGGTATATTATTCAGGACGCAAACAGAGGCGGCTTTAGTGGAGGCAGTAGAAAAGTTTGAAGTGGATCAGGGTTTGTTTAGTTCCGAGTATATGCGATCGCACGCCGCGCAGTTCTCACCACAAATCTTTGCAGATCGTTATCTAGATTTTGTAAACAAGTGCAACGAAAAAGACCGTTTTTGGAATGATGGTCTTGGTTAA
- a CDS encoding NAD-dependent epimerase/dehydratase family protein: MRILIMGGTRFIGVYLTQLLVEQGHEVVLFNRGNRPAPSLQGVGQIIGDRTDATQLKAKLSQENFDVIFDNNGRELTDTQPLAEIFQDRVQHFVYMSSAGVYLKSDQLPHVEGDPVDPKSRHKGKHETEAYLTQLGLPFTSIRPTYIYGPSNYNELEGWFFDRIVRDRPIPIPGNGLHITQLGHVKDLAKALTQVLGNKQAIGQIYNISGDRFVTFDGLARASAVAAGKSPDAVKIVHYDPKKFDFGKRKAFPMRVQHFFASVNKAQTELNWHPEYDLISGLQDSLENDYLANAKDKAEVDFSVDEEILQAV; the protein is encoded by the coding sequence ATGCGAATTCTAATTATGGGTGGTACTCGGTTCATTGGTGTCTATTTGACTCAACTACTAGTAGAACAAGGACACGAGGTGGTGCTATTCAATCGTGGGAATCGGCCAGCACCTTCTTTACAGGGAGTAGGACAAATTATAGGCGATCGCACGGATGCTACCCAATTAAAAGCAAAATTATCACAAGAAAATTTTGATGTGATTTTTGACAATAATGGGCGGGAACTGACTGATACTCAACCATTAGCAGAGATTTTTCAAGACCGGGTGCAACATTTTGTGTATATGAGTTCTGCGGGGGTGTATCTCAAATCTGACCAACTGCCCCATGTAGAAGGTGATCCAGTAGATCCCAAAAGTCGCCACAAGGGTAAACATGAAACAGAAGCTTATCTGACTCAATTGGGATTGCCCTTTACTTCTATTCGTCCTACTTATATTTACGGCCCTAGTAATTATAATGAGTTGGAAGGCTGGTTTTTTGACAGAATTGTGCGCGATCGCCCCATTCCTATCCCCGGAAATGGCTTGCATATCACGCAGTTAGGTCATGTAAAAGACTTGGCAAAGGCTTTGACTCAGGTTTTGGGCAATAAACAAGCAATAGGACAGATTTATAATATCTCTGGCGATCGCTTTGTCACTTTTGATGGTTTAGCCCGTGCTAGCGCTGTAGCGGCGGGCAAATCACCTGATGCTGTAAAAATCGTCCATTACGACCCGAAAAAGTTTGATTTCGGCAAGCGCAAAGCTTTTCCGATGCGGGTGCAGCATTTCTTTGCTTCGGTGAATAAAGCGCAAACAGAATTAAACTGGCATCCTGAATATGATCTGATTTCTGGGTTACAAGACTCTCTGGAAAATGATTATTTAGCTAATGCAAAAGACAAAGCCGAAGTAGATTTCTCTGTAGATGAGGAGATTTTACAAGCTGTTTAA
- a CDS encoding SMP-30/gluconolactonase/LRE family protein codes for MNELQYPLHNVLEARARLGEGPIWDSTQNLLYWVDVYNHRVHQFHPNTGKNSFFDVGDVVGAIATAGADRLIMALRDHLVFFNTQKGVVTPIFEIEGNLPNNRFNDGKCDSQGRFWFGSMSSLEKPHASLYRYDNDGSLHVMETGLTVSNGLGWSPDEKTFYLTDSPHKKIYAYDFNSVTGNISNRRIFVDLTNESFCPDGLTIDSEGYIWSAMWDGWCVIRFNPKGEEILRIKLPVQLPTSCTFGGEDLQTLYITTASVGLSQAEIEKSFSSGDLFALQTDVTGLPTYGFQEL; via the coding sequence ATGAACGAGTTGCAATATCCACTTCACAATGTTCTAGAAGCCCGTGCTCGGTTAGGTGAAGGGCCCATCTGGGATTCTACCCAAAACTTACTCTACTGGGTCGATGTTTATAACCATCGGGTGCATCAGTTTCATCCTAACACTGGGAAAAACAGCTTTTTTGATGTGGGAGATGTCGTCGGTGCGATCGCAACAGCAGGTGCAGATAGATTAATTATGGCGCTGCGTGATCACCTGGTATTCTTCAACACCCAGAAAGGTGTAGTTACCCCTATTTTTGAAATTGAAGGAAATCTGCCAAATAATCGCTTTAATGATGGCAAATGCGACTCTCAAGGCCGTTTTTGGTTTGGCTCAATGTCTTCTTTGGAAAAACCTCATGCTAGCCTCTATCGCTATGACAATGATGGTTCATTACATGTGATGGAAACGGGATTGACTGTCTCTAATGGTCTGGGGTGGAGTCCTGACGAAAAGACGTTTTACCTGACAGATTCTCCCCATAAAAAAATATACGCTTACGACTTTAATTCAGTAACAGGAAATATTAGTAATCGCCGTATTTTTGTTGATTTAACTAATGAATCCTTCTGCCCGGATGGGTTGACAATAGACAGTGAAGGATATATTTGGTCAGCTATGTGGGATGGATGGTGTGTGATTCGTTTCAATCCCAAAGGTGAAGAGATATTGCGGATAAAGCTACCTGTGCAATTGCCAACCAGCTGTACTTTTGGGGGCGAGGATTTGCAAACACTTTACATTACCACTGCTTCAGTTGGACTCAGCCAAGCAGAGATTGAAAAAAGTTTCTCCTCTGGTGATTTGTTTGCTCTCCAAACTGATGTTACTGGATTACCTACTTATGGTTTTCAGGAATTATAG
- a CDS encoding DEAD/DEAH box helicase — MSDAFSRLAPFIQEYIYHHQWTELRPVQIAACQVIFDTDAHLLVTAATAAGKTEAAFLPVLTLLHANPAATIGALYISPIKALINDQFERLNDLLKEADIPVWRWHGDVSQSRKNKLLKNPQGILQITPESLESLLINKSNDLLHLFGDLRFVIIDEIHAFMGSERGCQIICQLQRLAQLTQKQPRRIGLSATLGDYSTAENWLCSGTEKPVITPQIDGIKRQIKLAVEHFYITDEVDESETTAYEQYIFNLSKSRKCLIFANNRTQTESVIASLRQIATEQKLPDIYHVHHGSISASLRQAAENAMREPNNPAVTAATLTLELGIDIGHLERIIQLESPLSVASFLQRLGRSGRRGEAADMRFICAEEKPSSEASLPEQIPWQLLQSIAIIQLYLEEQWIEPIRPIKYPLSLLYHQTMSILTAAGEISPNALAKQIFNLSSFAAISKENFQLLLRYLIDIGHIQHTEQGKLILGLAGEKVVRKFQFYAVFAEHQEYIVKQGATEIGSIVTPPAVGNQFALAGRTWEVVEVDFKKKAIFVKQAEGKASIYWRGSGGTIHTKVLQRMQQVLFENVEYSYLQKNALQRLRKVRQLVHQVGLDKQNILQLEKGKCCIFPWMGMVAYRTLERLLNSYCRESLEIISIGGVNPYYFTIKLGKDKFKYLYHEISSLCEQRISPEDLLSTSEAPEIQKYDQFIPHPLLRKAFASDYLDMRELKQQVALWRE, encoded by the coding sequence ATGAGCGATGCCTTTAGCCGACTTGCACCCTTCATCCAAGAATATATTTATCATCACCAGTGGACTGAATTGCGGCCAGTTCAAATTGCCGCTTGTCAAGTTATATTTGACACTGATGCTCATTTGCTAGTTACTGCTGCAACTGCTGCGGGTAAAACAGAAGCAGCCTTTCTGCCAGTTTTGACTTTATTACATGCTAACCCTGCTGCAACTATCGGGGCATTATATATTAGTCCAATCAAAGCTTTAATTAATGATCAATTTGAGCGTCTCAACGACTTACTCAAAGAAGCAGATATTCCAGTTTGGCGCTGGCATGGTGATGTTTCTCAAAGTCGAAAAAACAAGCTTTTAAAGAATCCTCAAGGCATTCTCCAAATTACACCAGAATCTCTAGAAAGTTTGTTAATCAACAAAAGTAACGACTTACTTCATTTATTTGGTGATTTAAGATTTGTAATTATTGATGAAATTCATGCCTTTATGGGTTCAGAACGCGGTTGTCAAATTATTTGTCAATTACAACGTTTAGCACAGTTGACACAAAAACAACCGCGCCGTATTGGTTTATCGGCGACTCTGGGTGATTATTCAACAGCTGAAAATTGGTTGTGTTCTGGAACAGAGAAGCCAGTAATTACACCGCAAATTGACGGGATAAAACGCCAAATCAAATTAGCTGTAGAACATTTTTATATTACTGATGAAGTAGATGAATCAGAAACAACAGCTTATGAACAATATATTTTCAATCTCAGCAAATCTCGCAAATGCCTGATATTTGCTAATAATCGGACACAGACTGAATCTGTAATCGCATCTTTGCGACAAATTGCCACAGAACAAAAACTACCAGATATATATCATGTGCATCATGGGAGTATATCTGCTAGCTTGCGGCAAGCAGCTGAAAATGCGATGCGTGAACCCAACAATCCAGCTGTTACTGCCGCCACTCTGACTTTAGAATTAGGCATAGATATCGGTCATTTAGAGCGAATTATTCAGTTAGAATCACCCTTGTCTGTAGCTAGCTTTTTACAGCGCTTAGGACGTAGTGGCAGAAGAGGTGAAGCTGCCGATATGCGCTTTATCTGCGCTGAAGAGAAACCATCATCAGAAGCTTCTCTACCAGAACAAATCCCGTGGCAACTTTTGCAGTCTATCGCTATCATTCAACTTTATTTAGAGGAGCAATGGATAGAACCAATCAGACCGATTAAATACCCTTTGAGTTTGCTTTATCACCAAACAATGAGTATTTTAACAGCAGCGGGTGAAATTTCACCTAATGCCCTAGCTAAACAAATTTTTAATCTGTCAAGCTTTGCTGCTATTTCCAAAGAAAATTTCCAATTATTGCTCCGCTATTTAATTGATATTGGTCATATTCAGCATACTGAACAAGGTAAATTAATCCTGGGTTTGGCAGGAGAAAAGGTTGTAAGAAAATTTCAGTTTTATGCTGTCTTTGCTGAACATCAAGAATATATTGTTAAGCAAGGTGCAACAGAAATTGGTAGTATCGTCACGCCGCCTGCTGTTGGCAATCAATTTGCTTTAGCTGGGAGAACTTGGGAAGTCGTAGAAGTTGACTTTAAAAAGAAGGCTATTTTTGTTAAACAAGCCGAGGGGAAAGCTAGTATTTATTGGCGTGGTAGTGGTGGCACTATTCATACCAAAGTTTTACAAAGAATGCAGCAAGTTTTATTTGAAAATGTCGAGTACAGCTATTTGCAAAAAAATGCTTTGCAACGTTTACGTAAAGTTCGCCAATTAGTACACCAGGTTGGATTAGATAAACAAAATATATTGCAATTGGAAAAAGGTAAATGCTGCATTTTTCCCTGGATGGGTATGGTTGCTTATCGCACTTTAGAAAGATTACTCAACTCCTACTGTCGAGAATCGTTGGAAATTATCAGTATTGGCGGAGTAAATCCATATTATTTCACAATTAAATTAGGCAAAGATAAATTTAAATATCTTTATCATGAAATTAGTTCATTGTGTGAGCAAAGAATTAGCCCAGAAGATTTACTCAGTACTTCAGAAGCACCGGAAATTCAAAAATATGATCAATTTATTCCTCATCCACTTTTACGAAAAGCTTTTGCTAGCGATTATTTAGATATGAGAGAACTAAAACAGCAAGTGGCACTGTGGAGAGAATAA
- a CDS encoding DoxX family protein, with protein sequence MNKYKEILRVVLAICIIVVGVTHFIISEPYVKIMPPQLPYPLGLVYLSGFYEILGGIGLLVPPVSQAAAWGLIALFIAVFPANINMAVNHIHLEHIPDSPWVQVVRLPLQAVLIAWAWWYTKSSDSEKQASIIPKSLIPKELKLK encoded by the coding sequence ATGAATAAGTATAAGGAAATATTACGTGTCGTCCTTGCCATATGCATCATTGTGGTTGGAGTGACACACTTTATTATTTCAGAACCGTATGTCAAAATTATGCCACCGCAACTTCCTTACCCTTTAGGATTAGTTTATCTCAGTGGCTTTTATGAAATTTTGGGTGGTATCGGCTTATTAGTCCCGCCTGTAAGTCAAGCTGCTGCTTGGGGACTTATTGCTCTTTTTATTGCGGTTTTCCCTGCCAATATCAACATGGCGGTTAATCATATTCATCTAGAACACATACCAGATTCACCTTGGGTACAGGTAGTCAGGCTTCCCCTTCAAGCAGTTTTAATTGCTTGGGCTTGGTGGTACACGAAATCTTCTGATTCGGAAAAACAAGCTTCTATCATTCCCAAGTCACTCATTCCCAAAGAACTAAAATTGAAATGA